The following are encoded in a window of Gramella sp. MT6 genomic DNA:
- a CDS encoding DUF6787 family protein, translating to MKKLKDRWGIDSNWQLIIIFIVFAITGSTAAKLASPVVNLLGIDQETSHWSVYWFSRIVLIFPIYQVLLICFGWIFGQFQFFWAFEKKMLTRMGLSKVFKI from the coding sequence ATGAAGAAATTGAAAGATCGCTGGGGAATTGATTCTAATTGGCAATTAATTATCATTTTTATTGTTTTCGCAATTACCGGGTCTACAGCTGCTAAACTTGCAAGTCCTGTGGTAAATCTTCTGGGAATCGATCAGGAAACCAGCCACTGGTCTGTTTACTGGTTCTCTAGAATAGTACTTATTTTTCCAATTTACCAGGTATTACTTATTTGCTTTGGATGGATATTCGGCCAGTTTCAGTTTTTCTGGGCATTCGAAAAGAAAATGCTAACTAGAATGGGATTATCTAAAGTTTTCAAAATTTAG
- a CDS encoding DUF937 domain-containing protein produces MASILDILNTPAGEALIKSASNKTSEEENKVTTALGMALPLLLGAMKNNARSQEGAAGLNSALNNNKHDGTLLKNTDDLDMDYLHSEGDKILTHILGDRQDEISSNLGSVLNMNKENLNAILKMAAPILLSILGSQKRKDNVGEDGLSDLLGSVLGSNSKHDNSFLKTLLDRDGDGSVIDDISGMILGGGKSDKSDGSILGGFTGGK; encoded by the coding sequence ATGGCATCGATCCTGGATATTTTAAATACACCTGCTGGTGAAGCATTGATTAAGAGCGCTAGCAATAAAACTTCAGAAGAAGAAAATAAAGTGACAACTGCACTGGGTATGGCCCTACCCCTACTTCTGGGTGCGATGAAAAATAATGCAAGGTCTCAGGAAGGAGCAGCTGGTCTAAATTCTGCTTTGAACAACAACAAACACGATGGCACTTTACTGAAGAATACAGATGATCTGGATATGGATTATCTCCATTCTGAAGGTGACAAGATACTGACTCATATTCTTGGAGACAGGCAAGATGAAATAAGCTCGAATCTTGGATCTGTTTTAAATATGAATAAAGAAAATCTGAACGCTATTCTCAAAATGGCCGCGCCTATTCTTTTAAGCATCCTGGGCAGTCAGAAAAGAAAAGACAACGTTGGTGAAGACGGTTTAAGTGATCTGCTTGGCTCTGTTTTGGGAAGCAATTCCAAACACGATAATTCATTCTTAAAAACTCTGTTAGACCGCGATGGGGATGGCAGCGTTATCGACGATATTAGTGGGATGATCCTCGGCGGGGGAAAATCAGATAAGTCTGATGGTAGCATCCTTGGTGGATTCACCGGAGGAAAATAA
- a CDS encoding DUF6146 family protein — MKNIIYIALLALFVYSCGSTGGKNFPSDKIANAENDTVRIANDSLEYEIIIIEPGFNLFINSYARPRGYYSLPYLENKNQFLVSEYNQRVRQPQLYNPDLYLNEINYDPNIDYGYEVNYLLYNYFVYFSRHYNQRFSVPTRI; from the coding sequence ATGAAAAATATTATATATATAGCCTTACTCGCATTATTCGTTTATAGTTGCGGTTCTACCGGCGGAAAAAACTTTCCTTCAGATAAGATCGCTAATGCTGAAAATGATACGGTAAGAATTGCAAATGATAGTCTGGAATATGAAATCATAATTATTGAACCAGGCTTCAATCTTTTTATTAATTCCTATGCGAGACCACGGGGCTATTATTCTTTGCCATATCTTGAAAATAAGAACCAGTTTCTGGTTTCGGAATATAATCAAAGAGTAAGGCAACCACAGCTTTATAATCCTGACCTTTACCTAAATGAGATCAATTATGATCCCAATATAGATTACGGTTATGAGGTGAATTATTTACTATATAATTATTTCGTGTACTTCAGCCGGCATTATAACCAACGATTTAGTGTACCTACAAGAATTTGA
- a CDS encoding D-2-hydroxyacid dehydrogenase, producing the protein MKVLANDGISQSGAETLKKAGFEVIIKKVAQEQLKDFLNKNGISVLLVRSATKVGKDIIDNCIHLKVIGRGGVGMDNIEVEYARSKGIAVINTPAASSSSVAELVFAHLFGGVRKLHDSNRNMPLEGDSRFKELKKSYAGGMELRGKTLGIIGFGRIGREVAKIALGIGMKVIASDQHVGEAEITLEFYNDQTIKIPIKTEPVEMLIKDSDFITLHVPAQNKPVIGAREFEKMKDGVGIINTARGGVLDEEALLAAIESGKVAFAALDTYENEPTPAIKLLMNESISLSPHIGAATNEAQERIGVELAQQIISILKKEKSNSSDS; encoded by the coding sequence ATGAAAGTATTAGCAAATGATGGTATCTCCCAGAGCGGAGCAGAAACACTTAAAAAAGCCGGTTTTGAGGTAATAATCAAGAAAGTTGCTCAAGAACAGCTGAAGGATTTCTTGAACAAGAACGGTATTAGTGTACTTCTAGTAAGAAGTGCCACGAAAGTTGGTAAGGATATCATTGATAATTGCATCCACTTAAAGGTTATTGGCCGTGGTGGTGTAGGAATGGATAATATTGAAGTTGAATATGCGAGAAGCAAAGGCATTGCCGTGATCAATACACCTGCTGCATCATCCAGTTCTGTGGCCGAGCTTGTTTTTGCTCATCTCTTTGGAGGAGTTCGTAAATTACATGATTCTAACCGGAATATGCCTCTCGAGGGCGATTCGAGATTTAAGGAACTTAAGAAATCTTACGCTGGCGGAATGGAACTTAGGGGGAAAACTCTTGGTATCATAGGATTTGGAAGAATTGGTCGGGAAGTGGCTAAAATTGCACTCGGTATCGGTATGAAGGTCATTGCAAGCGATCAACATGTTGGGGAAGCTGAAATTACTCTTGAATTTTATAATGATCAAACTATAAAAATTCCTATTAAAACAGAACCTGTAGAGATGCTGATCAAAGATTCAGATTTTATTACCCTTCATGTACCAGCACAGAATAAGCCTGTTATTGGTGCCAGGGAATTTGAAAAAATGAAAGACGGTGTCGGAATTATTAATACTGCCCGGGGAGGGGTATTGGATGAAGAAGCTTTACTTGCTGCTATTGAATCTGGGAAAGTGGCCTTTGCAGCACTGGACACCTATGAGAATGAACCTACCCCTGCGATCAAACTATTAATGAACGAGAGTATTTCTTTGAGCCCACATATTGGAGCAGCAACTAATGAAGCACAGGAAAGGATTGGGGTTGAACTAGCCCAGCAGATCATTTCTATATTAAAGAAAGAAAAAAGCAATTCCAGCGATAGCTAA
- the serC gene encoding 3-phosphoserine/phosphohydroxythreonine transaminase: MKKHNFSAGPCILPQEVFKEASQAILDFNNSGLSILEISHRSADFVAVMEEARTLALELLGLNDKGYKALFLQGGASTQFLMTAYNLLEKKAAYLNTGTWSSKAIKEAKLFGDVVEVASSKDKNFNYIPKSYAIPDDADYFHCTSNNTIFGTQMKEFPATNKPMVCDMSSDIFSREMDFSKFDLIYAGAQKNMGPAGTTLVIVKDDILGKVSREIPSMMDYAVHIGKDSMFNTPAVYAVYVSLLTLRWIKEQGGIKAMEEKNNQKAELIYNEIDRNPLFKGFAAKEDRSAMNATFNLVDESHKETFDKMWKDAGVNGLNGHRSVGGYRASMYNALSLESVKVVVELMKELETRS, translated from the coding sequence ATGAAAAAGCACAATTTTAGCGCAGGTCCCTGCATCTTACCGCAAGAGGTATTCAAGGAGGCCTCTCAGGCTATTTTAGATTTTAATAATTCAGGCTTATCAATTTTAGAAATATCCCACCGTAGTGCAGATTTTGTAGCGGTAATGGAGGAAGCTCGTACTTTAGCCCTCGAATTACTTGGCTTAAATGACAAAGGTTACAAAGCGCTTTTTCTACAAGGAGGTGCAAGTACGCAGTTTTTAATGACCGCCTATAACTTGCTTGAAAAAAAGGCAGCTTATCTTAATACGGGTACCTGGTCTTCTAAAGCGATTAAAGAAGCGAAATTATTTGGAGATGTAGTAGAAGTAGCTTCCTCAAAGGATAAGAATTTCAATTATATTCCAAAATCCTATGCTATTCCAGACGATGCAGATTATTTTCATTGTACAAGCAATAACACCATTTTCGGAACTCAAATGAAAGAATTCCCTGCGACTAACAAGCCAATGGTTTGTGATATGAGTAGTGATATTTTTTCCAGGGAAATGGATTTTTCAAAATTTGATCTTATTTATGCAGGTGCCCAGAAAAATATGGGGCCAGCTGGTACCACGTTGGTGATAGTTAAGGACGATATTCTTGGTAAGGTCTCCAGGGAGATTCCTTCGATGATGGACTATGCAGTTCACATTGGCAAAGACAGTATGTTCAACACTCCTGCAGTTTATGCGGTTTACGTCTCTTTGCTCACCTTAAGATGGATCAAGGAGCAAGGAGGAATAAAAGCCATGGAAGAAAAGAATAATCAAAAGGCTGAACTCATTTATAACGAAATTGACAGAAATCCATTATTCAAAGGTTTTGCCGCTAAAGAAGATCGTTCTGCCATGAACGCTACTTTTAATCTGGTTGATGAATCTCATAAGGAAACATTTGATAAAATGTGGAAAGATGCCGGGGTGAATGGACTGAATGGTCACAGAAGCGTTGGAGGTTACCGGGCTTCTATGTATAACGCCCTAAGTCTTGAAAGTGTTAAGGTTGTGGTCGAATTAATGAAAGAATTAGAAACAAGAAGCTAG